One window of the Thunnus albacares chromosome 3, fThuAlb1.1, whole genome shotgun sequence genome contains the following:
- the LOC122978981 gene encoding uromodulin, whose protein sequence is MLSRMGVPGGLLLILILQIITGSTSGTLVASCDLCHDEATCQESRERGDTFASQALSCVCKDGYVGDGLTCYSTKLCSDSSCCSQGYHWSPDSGCVDTDECSLPDSPCAPPQVCQNTPGSFECMEPSSSTRSGPSSQSVQFNCGDNVCPIGMDCIGNNGHDCADPCDHYTVLDDEWRSTNNTMNPILHCDINVNWQGWYRLFLGQTNAHIPERCVAEQSCGTDAPLWITEPHPTQSKEIVNRNVCGAWRGNCCTFRSHVIHVKLCYENYYVYKLVKPIGCHLAYCTGIVLFETSLQ, encoded by the exons ATGTTGTCCAGAATGGGGGTGCCTGGAGGTTTATTGTTGATCCTAATTTTGCAGATTATTACGGGAAGCACTTCAG GGACACTTGTAGCCAGTTGTGATTTGTGTCATGATGAAGCCACCTGCCAGGAGTCACGAGAAAGAGGCGACACCTTTGCCAGCCAGGCGCTCTCTTGTGTCTGTAAAGATGGTTATGTAGGCGATGGTCTCACCTGTTACAGCACAAAACTCTGCAGTGACTCTTCTTGCTGTAGCCAAGGTTATCATTGGTCGCCAGACAGCGGCTGTGTGGACACTGACGAGTGCTCCCTCCCAGACTCGCCCTGTGCTCCACCTCAGGTTTGCCAAAACACACCAGGCTCCTTTGAATGCATGGAGCCTTCCTCCAGCACCAGATCAGGCCCCTCTTCCCAGTCTGTCCAGTTCAACTGTGGAGACAATGTTTGTCCTATAGGCATGGACTGCATCGGAAATAATGGGCATGACTGTGCCGACCCCTGTGACCACTACACTGTACTGGATGATGAGTGGCGTTCAACTAATAATACAATGAATCCGATTCTACACTGTGACATAAATGTTAACTGGCAAGGCTGGTATCGCCTGTTCCTGGGGCAAACCAATGCTCATATTCCAGAGAGGTGCGTAGCTGAGCAAAGTTGTGGAACCGATGCTCCTCTGTGGATAACAGAACCTCATCCAACACAGTCAAAGGAAATTGTAAATCGCAATGTGTGTGGTGCCTGGAGAGGCAACTGCTGCACTTTTCGCTCACACGTCATACATGTCAAGCTCTGTTATGAAAACTATTATGTCTACAAACTTGTGAAGCCAATAGGATGCCATCTTGCATACTGCACAGGTATTGTTCTATTTGAAACATCTTTACAGTGa